Genomic window (Syngnathoides biaculeatus isolate LvHL_M chromosome 6, ASM1980259v1, whole genome shotgun sequence):
CCGAATAttcaaacattatttacaggttcaaatctgtatggaagtattcctccgtcttcccgatcaaccgaacggccgagccgctcacgactgtgtatggaagtactccaccgtcttcccgatcaaccgatactgctatttcttcatcagatgaggataaaaacGAGAAATCGGCACCGAGCATAAATAGTGTCTCGTGTAATCGAGTCTTTGGTTTGGtgcgcgcacgtaggtcatgtgactcgccaaaatggcggcacctccgaatatttgtaattgtcgattaaaaaactTCTCAAACAGGATTaactcacattttcaagatacagtacattattacatgacctattggtacattgttaatccaaaccaccggaatgtCCCTTTCATGTATCTCAGAAGTGAAAAATATTAGTGTGTGAGTCATTGTACTGCTCAATGTgttcattttcccaaaaatgtaattttctccacttttgagactaaaaacaatgttttgggTGAAAACTGACTCACGTTCTACTCCTGATTACTAAATGGAAAagtgaaacaaatgttttttctgaAGAAAGAAGAGTGTCTacaccaggggtctcaaacgcAATTTAAcgtggggccgctggaggcggagtctggctgTGGCTAAGCCGCAGACTCAACACACGCATGAAGTTATCTGGAATTAAAATTAGAAGTTAAAAACCATCCCATCttgtcaaacatctttttttaaacacaaaataagatgaaggacgctggtgtttacaacttgtgtaTAAAAcctcttcaaaaaaaataaaaaaaactctccttggcaacactgctgtaactttctcgttgaaaattgtttcgctgcttgcatcaagcccggtCGATGTCACACGCCCAATAGCCGTCCATCCCACCGGGATTGGTCTGCTCCGCACACAACGCTGTAAAAGTGCCACTCAAGGCCCGCATTACCGTTATGCTTTCATattaaaaggggggggggcgcaaatggcccgcgggctCCAGGtttgagaccccccccccccccccggtgtaCACTTATCTTACATCGTCAGAGAACACAAGCGGTCAATGAGTTAAAtcatctcttcccccccccttAGAGTATAAGTAGAAATGTGAAACAAAGAGAAGCAACAGGAATTGCCTCCCTGGTGTTAATACCGAGCGGTTTTCATTCTAGGTCCATGATGTATTCCGGGGAGCTGAAGTTTGAGAAGAGAACGATGTCTGCTCAAATGGAAGGAGGAGTTCACGGCCTTCACTCGTAATTATTTTGACAAATCATTGCGCCTTTCCCGTCGTGTACTTGTCTCATCCAATTTGAGTACCCCCGTTTTAAACTCACCTTAAGCGCTCCGATCTGGATGCAATGGCCATGAAACGTCATGCTGTCttctctcttcctcctcttgcTCATGCTGTCATTTTAGATATTCTTTTGTACCATGTAAGTACATCATCCATCTTGCTTTTTCTCCTACTTCTTCCTCAATCCATTTCTCACTGATCtgatgtttcccaacctttatccATCCGAGGCACAGACCATGTAGTTTTCCTCACGGCGTAATCGTCAAAGAAAAGGAACACGAAACAAACGATAAACCGTGAATATTCTTTTCCGGGCCACTTTAAATCAAATTGGGGGTGTGTGTGGCCGGCAAACTAAattgggtttgacacccctagCATATACCGAGGACCCCTGCATGTTCGTGGTTTGATATTCTGATTTGTGAGGCAAACAATCcaacaatattcacttcaaaaCTTGCCGGTTTAATGCTTTTTGTGCACAGGCCAAAATTCTATCTTCTAAAAACATTGCATTGGTGCCATCTCGTGGCAATCTGGTGTATAATATGAATGTTGAACTTTGGCAACAAAGGTTGGGCTTCATTAGAATATAAAGTATTCCGAGAGAGTCGCTACCACAAgcagaaatgttcattttcactcATATTTTTCTATCCCTTGCAGTTATGAAAAGCGACTTTACTGAGGCCGGAGGGAAGGGAAACGCCCGATCGGGTCCGGACGTCCCCGCGCCGGCGCCGCTGAACCGACGCACCCAGCGCACGTGAACAAGTTCGACTTCCCATTTCTAATAACTATTTTAGAGACAACATGCACCGCTTTCAGTCCCTCATAAACTTGTCTGTCCATATTTTCTCGAGAGCAAACAGTCGGTAAATTAATGATGTGACCATATTTGTTCCTCATCATGTGTGGGGCCTCTCACATTAAAATCTAAATTTcgctgtatgtgtgtgtgtatactccGCTTTAAGAAGCTTAGACACActcatctgttaaaaaaaaaaaaaaaaaaaaaaggtacacctacaccaggggtgggcacattttttttttttaatcaggcctCCCAAAAATTTATATTAAGAATTCTGTAATCGTCGTTGCATTAAATAATCAATTTCCCCATGAAATCTGGTTAGTGGAAGTGTTCTTATTGCTGATGTCTGTATGTCGAGCAttctatccgtccattttccaagccgctaatcctcacaagggtcgagtctcacccagctaacttcgggcaaaaggaggtcgacaccctaaactggtcgccagtcggtcgcagggTCCATCCAGAGAACCATCATGAGCGGGAAACGGGCCCACGCCGCCCGCACCGaagtcaggtgtgtgtttaattgtcaaaaacaaacaaagatgaaaatatttgcaGTTGTGAATATGTGCAAAGGTGCAAATGcggcatggatggatggatggatggatggatggatggatggatgcatgcacCGGAAACACAAATGCAAGATGTTTGAATTGTAATTCATTTCTTGTAATTAcatcatttcaaaatcattAAAATCACTTTTAATAGACATTAAATCtttatttgactttattttataACTGGTTGAGTAATATACatcattaatatttaaaattactgttttataaaaaatacCTTTTACAAAAGAACAAACATTTTACTCTTTTATTTATTGACTTAATTACTTATCGATCTATATATTTATCTAATAACGCATTTTTAAATGGCCTGGACTGCACCCGTCAAAATTAAAAGTCGCCCACCCTTGGTCTACATAAACAACTGCGATCTGAGACCTGCATCAATAACTGTGTATTTGGAATAAAGCTATTTTTGTCCGTATGATATATTCAttaaacaatacatttaattaatagtttcctgtggtgtaaaaatgtactGCAAAATAACGAGACGTGACTTTGGACTGTGTGGGTGTAccttattaccgtaatttccggcctacgagccgcgacttttttcacacgcctgCGGTTTgtacggtgatgcggctaatttgtgcattttttttctaacggccgcaagggggcactcgaggggaagaggtaaaagtgagactggtggaatatgtgtgccgaggaagtgacttttaccagtctggccctgttaccgctgcgctagcgtgttactgccgtgtctcagtgatttttcccattgcgtttttttttttttttttttttttttttaaaccggccctgttagcgcggcgctagcgttagcgttaagctCTCTGTGTAGCATcttactttgtaaatatctcatttttcaatgtgggcacttgtggcgtTTACACatctgcggcatatgtatgtaccaaatggtatttccgttactgggtgaggcttataaccaggccgggaattacggtaagtgtCCACTGAGTGGGTTTTGCATGTTGAAGTTGAAAAGTCGGGTAcatatgaagacaaaaaaaagcccatttgCATTTTGactgtttcacattttatttcatcatgacaGGAAAGCATCAGAAAGATGCACTTTGTCGGAAcaatgtttttacttttgtgGCTTACCCTTGGACAAAAGTCAGCAATGTACATTAATTGATTGGTGTCTCGTTTGCACCGTTTAGTACATATTCAGGGTCATTTCTCCCAACCGTGTCTAAAGTATCTGACTTCACTCAGGGTCGTCTGGTGTACGCTTTATATAAAATTGGCTCCCTAATATGACAGAAGGAACAAAAGAACCAACTTGTACAAATATGTAAGAATATGTACATGCTGCGTTTTGTGTGTGCGACTGCTGCAATATACACTTTTATTCTCGATTAAATAGATGACGCTGGTTGACAAAATGCTCTTGTTCTGATGATTGATGGCATTTGACAGCTATTCATGTAACAATATTGCACTGCCATGCTTGCTGGAGTAGTTTTAGTTCGCAGAATTCACTGCCCTGCGTCATACTGCTATAATATTCGGCCTCTTTTGTGGAGAAAAATGAGGTCAAATGTCAAAGAGTATGagttaaaaatacagtataataaaaaaattcattagTGAATTGGTCTGACAGTATCAGTCAAAGCATTGCTACAGCTGATAAAGTAAACTGGAAcagttgtactgtatttccatAGATATAGctaatattaaaacattttcattctgGAATAAAAAGGAAACTGTCCTCATAATACTAAAACAGCTCTAAGACAATCTCATTttcaatactgtatattaaatatGTACAATACAAATGCGGAACATACAGCAACAACATATGTTAATGTTTAAATACTGCAAAAATACTTTACATGTGGAGCTCAATTTATTAGAATATGTTCGATAAGTTCATTTATTCCAGTAACTTCGATTCAAAGTGAAACTGGCAGAGGTTCAATGAACAGAGGAATTACTTTTTAAGATGAGTTGCTACTTTATTTCTCTTctggaaatcatttcaaaatgatcatGTTTTCCAAATGGTTGATGGTGAATTTGGGGTATGCTTTCAAAAGTATTCAAATTTATTAAGATGCACTTACAGCTCCCCAATCTCATTATTCGCTCtacacaaaaagttttttttaaacaagtgtatttcttttttacaaatgtaGACGTTTCCATGTAATATATAAATCTTTAAATCTCGTTGCATTCCGAGTGCGCTCAAATTTCGTACAGCGCGGTCGCTGTCTACAGTTCGATGGTGTCGCTGCAAACGCTCAAAGCGTCAACTTGCCTGCAGACGTCGACAAACTCCGCCTGCACGGCCAGGTCCCACTCCAGCTGCTTGCTCTCGCTCAGACGCTTGGACCCCCCCAGTCGTCCGAACCCCTGGCCCTCCTTGGAGGCGACGCTCAAGGTTCGGTAACGTCTGTGGTAAGACAAATGAGGGATGGCGCGCGGCAGGCTGTTCTGTGCCACGCTTTGCCCTCTGTTTGCCCAGGAATTGGAGCGCAGCTTTCTGGTCTCCTTGGGTTTGCTACAGAGGCCCAGAGTTGAACCAGAGACGCTTCCTTTCCAGTCAGACCGCTGTGATGACACTGGCACTTTGTTCTGTGATTTCAGTACACTGCGAGGCTGTGAGGGTTTGGAATCGTTCTCTTGATCCAGGTCTCCACAGGAAGAGGTTCGATAAAGGGAACTTTCCACCGAGGCGGGCCCTTGTTTTGATCTGCCTTGTTTAGGAGAGTCTAGCGAACGGCTGGAAGAACTGGGAAAGAGTCTCGGCAAGCCGAATATACTGTGAGCGAATAGCGATTCGCTATAGAGAGCCTGGTCGATACTGCGGGACAGGTCTATCGGGGATGGAGGCCGTAGGTCCGCAGTAGAGTCAGCCCCTAGACTCAAGCAGGATAGCTGGGAGTCTAAGTTTTTAGGTTTGCGCGCTGGACTTGTGGGTGCAGTTAGTAAAGCAGTGTGGGATAGGTTTGGCAAAGGGATACAGGCAACCTCCTTTCCGGGAGGATCCACCATCAAACCAAGAGGAAGAACCTCTGACGATCCCTTTGTGGTGACACCACACGCTACCATCTTTTCTGGTTTGTCTCGAGACCAGGAAATTACAGTAGAATTTCGCCGTCCTGGAGAGGGCAGAATGTTCCCACGCGAGGGTGAGCTCCAGGACAGCCGAGACCAAGACCCTGGCCTAGGATGAGCCTCGTAAGACTTGTTGTGACAGAACAGAGGATGCGTGCCGATGAGAGACAAACCGAGGCAAACTCCCGCCTCGCACAGTCGGCATCCAATCTGATAACCCCACCAGGGCCAGGGCAGGAAGCCGTCGCGTTCAATCCCACCCAATCCGAGAGCATGTAAGATTCCGTAGAGCTGTAATCCTCCGCATCCTAACAAACACAAGGAGGCGCCAATTCCGGCACCCGCTGCACGACCCCAATCTTCCACTTTTGCAAAAGGGCAACTTGGGGGTTGCATCATCTCGGGAGATCCTCCGCACTCCCCATCGTCGTTCAGCCTGTAGATGTGTTTGGTGTCTATTTGTATCAGGCAGTAAAAGATGAGGTAGGAGCAGGAGAGAATGACTGTAAAGCATACAAACAGGCCTTGAGGGAGTAGGAGAATCATACTCGGGAGGCCGTGAAAGACCTGCAGAATGCCAACGCAGCCCACAGAAACGCCAAAGTGCACCAGGGACAAAGACAGCAGGAGGCAAGGTTTGGGGAGAGCAGACAGTGAGGGCGAGATGGCGAGCGAAAGGGAAAGACGCTTTCGTGAGCGCAGGGAAAGAAGGAAGAAGGCCAGCGAGAAGGCAGATATCAAACAAGGGAAGGGAAGCTGGGAGAGCAGCAGGGAGCTCAGAGGGGGGAGACGATCTTGATGCCTGTAAGCATCGTACAGCAAGCAGAAAGCCTGGATTCCTGTGAAACCGATCAGGAACAGATGCAGCAGGGTGAAATAGGGGCTTCCAGATGGACAGCGGAAGGGCAGGCCCAACAGGCAGACCACCGAGATCAGGCCGAACACCGTAAAGACGGAGCCGAGACCGTAGATGTGGGCCTCCCAGGCAAATCCCCACGTGGCGAGAGCAGTGTTCCAGTCTGAGTACAGAGGAATAAAAAGGGAAGGGCTATGATCCAGAGAGGGACTCAGGGAGGAACTGGGTGGAAAGTCGTCCTCCTGGTACGTGGGAGTCCAGGTCGGGATTGTCGTTCCGCAGGGTGTGACTGATGTCTGGAGAGGAAAACGAGACTTTTGGACTCGCTGGTCTTCATTGGCACCTTGTGAACCGTCtgtccaaaaacaagaaaaagaccCTCAGTCAAGCAGTCTTTAGACCTGCTTTCCAATACTGTCGGTGAATACCGTGTGTTATACTCTTTTAGAAGCAAATCTTACTCATCCTGTTCAGGGTTATGGTTGAGTTGAAGACTATCTCACCTGAATGTGGCAAAgagacaccctggactggttgctcGACAATTACATGGCACATAAGACAAACGTTCACATTCAGACACACCTTCAGTCACCGGGTGGGAATCGAAACAAAAACTTTGGCAAAGATTTTATGAtactgatgataataataatgtcagTGCAAATACAATCAACATTCGGATCGATCCGCCACCACCAAGCGCCAAATTGCATAAATCTGATACATTAATTGACAGGTGTAATTCGGTGGCTTTCTGGTGAAGTGGTGCCTTCACGAGTGAAAATACGATCTTACGGGGGCTTtcctttggttttctttttactATTCAGACAGAATTAGTACAAGACCCCCGGTTATCACGGTCACAAAAAACCTAGAATCGACATTGGCCCTGGAGAACAAGACACCTGAGAAATGTTTGTAGGTCTCCGGTTAAACTAAAGAGACTGCGTGAAGGATTTGGACTTCTCTTCCATGATGGTCTTTGCTGAGAGGACGCAGTCTCTCCAGCGACGTGCGGTAAAGAAATGGAGGATGTGAAGTTAATCCATTATGAAACAGAAACAGGCTTGAAGTGGGTCACACACAGAGTGGGGAGCAAGCGCAAGTA
Coding sequences:
- the LOC133502764 gene encoding proline-rich transmembrane protein 4-like, whose amino-acid sequence is MSIVVFPPGVQITKTSFQDVTSRISQTFRMLFRWNLYLVFPICWFLSFHVSFLTGGHPRGPSSRAFDSDQAESILGGSAIPSVSLEDGWRGVLGEYSEGEEVSERTPPYRRDEEPARPTPAPSKASSTNGSTLLTPPTGEPPPDLTTYTENSTPTGATTKPGWTFTFSEDGSQGANEDQRVQKSRFPLQTSVTPCGTTIPTWTPTYQEDDFPPSSSLSPSLDHSPSLFIPLYSDWNTALATWGFAWEAHIYGLGSVFTVFGLISVVCLLGLPFRCPSGSPYFTLLHLFLIGFTGIQAFCLLYDAYRHQDRLPPLSSLLLSQLPFPCLISAFSLAFFLLSLRSRKRLSLSLAISPSLSALPKPCLLLSLSLVHFGVSVGCVGILQVFHGLPSMILLLPQGLFVCFTVILSCSYLIFYCLIQIDTKHIYRLNDDGECGGSPEMMQPPSCPFAKVEDWGRAAGAGIGASLCLLGCGGLQLYGILHALGLGGIERDGFLPWPWWGYQIGCRLCEAGVCLGLSLIGTHPLFCHNKSYEAHPRPGSWSRLSWSSPSRGNILPSPGRRNSTVISWSRDKPEKMVACGVTTKGSSEVLPLGLMVDPPGKEVACIPLPNLSHTALLTAPTSPARKPKNLDSQLSCLSLGADSTADLRPPSPIDLSRSIDQALYSESLFAHSIFGLPRLFPSSSSRSLDSPKQGRSKQGPASVESSLYRTSSCGDLDQENDSKPSQPRSVLKSQNKVPVSSQRSDWKGSVSGSTLGLCSKPKETRKLRSNSWANRGQSVAQNSLPRAIPHLSYHRRYRTLSVASKEGQGFGRLGGSKRLSESKQLEWDLAVQAEFVDVCRQVDALSVCSDTIEL